A window of Deltaproteobacteria bacterium contains these coding sequences:
- a CDS encoding EscU/YscU/HrcU family type III secretion system export apparatus switch protein: protein MAEQGSSQEKTEQPTPKRLRDARKKGQVFKSRDLETVVVMIAAFAALVFSRSYMVGELRRLMELIFKEVGHADFQMGLIYQLGYASLITLVKISVPFLTTVVVVAALVGFLQVGPVFSIEPLKPQTKRLNAIENLKNMLKPKILFELAKNVFKVVVVFLIAYLVVKGMLEPFLLSVTVPLDGSSKLGSIMLVRFLLRFFIFFMILAILDLMMQRREYIKNLKMTKEEVKREYKEDEGDPLIRSQRKQLHMEMAMGDVRQQVKNADVVITNPTHLAIALKYDKVEMIAPQIVAKGQRLFAEFIKQLAEEYEIPVVRNIPLAWSLIELDIGDEVPENLYLAVAEVLTFVYKLKQQKEE from the coding sequence ATGGCCGAGCAAGGATCATCTCAGGAAAAGACCGAACAACCAACACCGAAGCGTCTTAGAGACGCGCGGAAGAAGGGTCAGGTCTTCAAGAGCCGCGATCTGGAGACGGTAGTTGTCATGATCGCCGCCTTTGCGGCGCTCGTTTTTTCACGATCGTACATGGTGGGAGAGCTCCGACGCCTCATGGAGCTTATCTTTAAAGAGGTTGGTCACGCCGATTTTCAAATGGGGCTGATCTACCAGCTCGGCTATGCCTCACTCATCACGCTTGTCAAAATCAGTGTCCCCTTTTTGACGACAGTCGTTGTCGTGGCAGCCCTTGTCGGTTTTTTGCAGGTCGGGCCTGTGTTTTCGATTGAGCCGCTGAAGCCCCAGACAAAACGCCTCAATGCGATCGAGAATCTGAAGAACATGCTGAAACCGAAGATTCTGTTTGAGCTGGCCAAGAATGTCTTCAAGGTGGTTGTCGTTTTTTTGATTGCCTATCTAGTGGTGAAAGGGATGCTCGAACCTTTCCTTCTCTCTGTGACGGTTCCCCTCGACGGCTCTTCGAAACTGGGCTCGATCATGTTGGTTCGGTTTCTGCTCCGTTTCTTTATCTTTTTTATGATCCTCGCGATCCTCGATCTGATGATGCAGCGGAGGGAATATATCAAAAATTTGAAGATGACGAAGGAAGAGGTGAAGAGGGAATACAAGGAGGATGAGGGGGATCCCCTGATCCGTTCCCAGAGAAAACAACTGCATATGGAAATGGCGATGGGGGATGTGCGGCAGCAGGTGAAAAATGCCGATGTGGTGATCACGAACCCAACGCACCTCGCGATCGCGCTGAAATATGACAAGGTCGAGATGATCGCGCCTCAAATCGTCGCGAAGGGACAGCGACTCTTCGCCGAATTTATCAAACAATTGGCAGAGGAATACGAAATCCCGGTTGTCCGAAACATCCCGCTCGCCTGGTCTCTGATTGAGCTTGATATCGGTGATGAGGTTCCTGAGAATCTCTATCTCGCCGTCGCCGAGGTGCTCACCTTTGTTTACAAGTTAAAACAGCAGAAAGAGGAATAG
- the metF gene encoding methylenetetrahydrofolate reductase [NAD(P)H] — MNFRDFYQKGKQPFSFEIFPPKNEAALQDLLTAMRELSRFHPAFISVTYGAMGTTQDLTRDLAIRIHQELKLTTAFHFTCVGSNRQFIRTYLEHLKKEGIDLVVALRGDAPAGTEKFTPPKDGFRYANELVQYLKEIDGFSIAVAGYPEGHMESPDKETDLAHLKKKVEAGADIVITQLFFNNQDFFDFQERAKKIGVNVPIIPGIMPIVNFKQIEKITRMCGASIPPSLYEELRRNESNLERVHEIGIEHAIRQCQELLSRGVPGIHFYTLNKSYSVGKVIESL, encoded by the coding sequence ATGAACTTCAGAGACTTTTATCAAAAGGGGAAACAGCCATTCTCCTTCGAAATTTTCCCGCCCAAAAATGAAGCAGCTCTTCAAGATCTCTTGACCGCGATGAGGGAACTTTCCAGATTTCATCCCGCCTTCATTTCCGTCACCTACGGGGCGATGGGAACAACGCAGGATCTGACACGGGATCTCGCCATCCGGATCCATCAGGAGCTTAAGCTGACCACTGCCTTTCACTTTACCTGTGTCGGCTCGAATCGACAATTCATCCGAACCTATCTGGAACATTTGAAGAAAGAAGGGATCGATCTAGTCGTCGCCCTGCGCGGGGATGCACCTGCCGGAACCGAAAAATTTACCCCTCCGAAAGACGGGTTTCGCTACGCCAACGAATTAGTCCAGTATCTGAAGGAGATCGATGGGTTCAGCATCGCAGTTGCCGGTTATCCAGAAGGTCACATGGAATCACCTGACAAGGAAACCGATCTCGCCCACCTCAAGAAAAAGGTCGAGGCGGGGGCGGATATTGTGATCACGCAACTTTTCTTCAACAATCAGGATTTTTTTGACTTCCAGGAAAGGGCCAAAAAAATAGGGGTCAACGTCCCGATCATTCCGGGGATCATGCCGATCGTAAATTTCAAACAGATAGAAAAAATCACTCGGATGTGCGGGGCATCGATCCCACCCTCTCTGTATGAAGAACTGAGACGCAATGAATCGAATCTCGAGAGAGTTCACGAGATCGGGATCGAACATGCCATACGGCAATGCCAGGAACTCCTCAGCCGAGGGGTTCCTGGCATTCATTTTTACACCTTGAATAAATCGTATAGTGTCGGCAAGGTAATCGAATCCTTATGA
- a CDS encoding NUDIX hydrolase produces MKRFSFLIVLALSLALGCAKGGYFGSSKTECRVNPKFQSKAHGNGGCFIVSDGKMLVIRHKPTGKFDFPGGTAEKGETSQCTASRETKEETGNSVEVGKLLVNFEKIRLFDCKPLKKVRLKASRGVRDEVSEVLLIDPTKTKAKEWRYPVQHGTLTSIYKQQTRATKTKWFH; encoded by the coding sequence ATGAAACGATTCTCTTTCCTGATCGTTCTTGCCCTTTCGTTAGCGCTTGGATGCGCCAAGGGGGGGTATTTCGGTTCGTCAAAGACCGAATGCCGTGTGAACCCGAAATTTCAATCGAAGGCCCATGGCAATGGCGGTTGTTTCATCGTCTCTGATGGGAAGATGCTCGTGATTCGTCATAAACCGACAGGCAAATTTGATTTTCCAGGTGGAACGGCAGAGAAAGGCGAAACAAGCCAATGCACCGCCTCTCGTGAAACAAAAGAGGAGACGGGGAACTCTGTGGAAGTCGGAAAACTTTTGGTGAATTTTGAAAAGATCCGTCTCTTTGACTGCAAACCACTCAAGAAGGTTCGATTAAAGGCTTCACGAGGTGTGCGCGATGAGGTGAGCGAGGTCCTTCTGATTGATCCAACAAAAACCAAGGCGAAAGAATGGCGTTATCCAGTCCAACACGGCACGCTCACATCGATCTACAAACAACAGACAAGGGCAACCAAGACGAAGTGGTTTCATTGA
- a CDS encoding serine/threonine protein kinase: MPEPEEHQFGQYQLVEKIAQGGMAEIFRGRARDFEGIEKPVVIKRILPQIAASPEFVEMLIDEAKIAVMLSHGNIAQIYDLGKVADDYFIVMEYVDGKTLSHIMKRLRNLNRRMPVAYALWLCAEIANGLDYMHRKTDDQGNPLHIVHRDISPQNIILSTSGTVKIIDFGIAKAKTKVSTTDSGILKGKFAYMSPEHAEGGKLDHRTDIFSLGVILFELLTGERLFKGKNNRETISRVKKAKVPLPSQLRDKVTKELDRLVLKALAKDREKRYQTALEFHGDLTRYLVTQYPEFSPRELVKYLAQIFPELAQKMSETPIPHTPTATEKEEESLSEPTAAASSNVIRKNLAMDEIYEVPSVSPPESSEEKVSFYKLILPRLQKIARIGAIGLGVIALALIGIEAAPWISRQIKTASSYLTSLSETIQPPIEKEIAEKPLPPKLPSVVEPPPNGFLKIESEPPGAIVFLNDKKTEWITPAKVELPPRDHQKIGLHLEKYRFWESTFDIKSKETTELAAKLEINFGDLEIDSLPPKAAVYLNGKRVGQTPFERRRLPPETTFEVVLQLEGYEEWRRDVKIFGGKREIVKASLQKTKKSRALR, from the coding sequence ATGCCTGAACCCGAAGAACATCAATTTGGCCAGTACCAGCTGGTGGAGAAGATCGCGCAAGGCGGGATGGCGGAGATCTTCCGCGGACGGGCGCGTGACTTCGAGGGGATCGAAAAACCGGTCGTGATCAAACGGATCCTCCCGCAGATCGCCGCCTCTCCTGAGTTCGTCGAGATGCTGATCGATGAGGCGAAGATCGCGGTCATGCTCTCCCATGGCAATATCGCCCAGATCTATGATCTCGGGAAGGTCGCGGACGACTACTTCATCGTCATGGAATATGTCGATGGCAAGACCCTCTCCCATATCATGAAGAGACTCCGAAATCTGAATCGACGCATGCCGGTTGCGTATGCGCTCTGGCTTTGTGCGGAGATTGCCAACGGCCTCGACTATATGCATCGAAAAACCGACGATCAGGGAAATCCGCTTCATATTGTTCATCGCGACATCAGTCCGCAAAACATCATCCTTTCGACCTCCGGAACAGTGAAGATCATCGATTTTGGAATTGCGAAGGCCAAAACAAAGGTCTCCACAACCGACTCCGGTATCTTGAAGGGAAAATTTGCCTACATGTCCCCTGAACATGCCGAGGGGGGGAAACTGGATCATCGTACCGACATCTTCTCGCTCGGCGTGATCCTTTTTGAACTCTTGACCGGTGAAAGACTCTTCAAAGGGAAAAATAACCGCGAGACGATCTCGAGGGTCAAGAAGGCGAAAGTCCCCCTCCCCTCCCAACTGCGAGACAAGGTCACCAAAGAGCTCGATCGTCTTGTGCTGAAGGCGCTCGCCAAAGATCGCGAAAAACGGTATCAGACCGCCCTCGAGTTTCATGGCGATCTCACCCGTTATCTGGTTACCCAATATCCGGAATTCTCACCAAGGGAGCTGGTCAAATATCTCGCACAGATCTTCCCGGAACTGGCCCAGAAAATGAGCGAGACACCGATCCCCCACACACCCACAGCGACCGAGAAAGAAGAGGAGTCTTTAAGCGAGCCGACCGCTGCCGCCTCTTCAAACGTGATCCGAAAAAACCTCGCCATGGATGAGATCTACGAGGTCCCTTCCGTCTCCCCTCCAGAGAGTTCTGAGGAGAAGGTCTCTTTTTATAAATTGATCCTGCCTCGTCTCCAAAAAATCGCGCGGATCGGTGCGATCGGCCTCGGAGTTATTGCCTTGGCCCTGATCGGAATCGAGGCAGCCCCCTGGATCTCGCGCCAGATCAAGACAGCCTCATCGTACCTCACCTCATTGTCCGAGACGATTCAGCCCCCCATTGAAAAAGAAATTGCCGAAAAACCTCTTCCGCCAAAATTGCCCTCGGTCGTTGAACCACCTCCCAACGGTTTTCTAAAAATTGAATCAGAGCCACCCGGTGCGATCGTTTTTTTAAACGATAAAAAAACGGAGTGGATCACCCCGGCAAAGGTCGAACTCCCCCCTCGCGATCACCAGAAAATCGGGCTCCATTTGGAGAAATATCGATTTTGGGAGTCGACCTTCGACATCAAATCAAAGGAAACAACCGAGCTTGCCGCAAAATTAGAGATCAATTTCGGCGATCTTGAGATCGATTCCCTGCCTCCGAAGGCCGCCGTTTATTTAAACGGAAAGCGGGTTGGCCAGACCCCCTTTGAACGTCGTCGCCTCCCCCCGGAAACAACTTTTGAGGTCGTTCTCCAATTGGAGGGGTATGAGGAGTGGCGGCGTGACGTCAAAATTTTCGGTGGAAAAAGGGAGATCGTGAAGGCAAGCCTTCAAAAGACCAAGAAATCTAGAGCTTTACGCTAA
- a CDS encoding GGDEF domain-containing protein: MPEETHDETVITPVPQLDEDKKEKHAYIVFLSGPLVGKIHLLEEGAIKIGRAADADIPINDLGISRHHLEVKLHQGAVKIKDLGSTNGTFLNGTKVQEADLKDGDKIQISSSTIIKFAYQDKVENIFHTELYRMAVVDALTSAYNKRYFEERLREEFTYCLRNNVPLSLVMMDIDYFKGVNDTHGHQAGDFVLSHIAALAKSIIRNEDILARYGGEEFAIILKATDAKEAMTIAERIRRIIDESVFEFDGKKIHATVSLGIATLSGKNLEGYEAMVKLADQFLYQSKFNGRNRVSG, from the coding sequence ATGCCAGAAGAAACCCATGACGAAACGGTCATAACACCTGTCCCCCAACTGGACGAGGATAAAAAAGAGAAACATGCCTACATCGTCTTCCTCTCAGGACCTCTTGTCGGAAAGATCCATCTTCTGGAAGAGGGGGCGATCAAGATAGGGCGTGCCGCCGATGCGGATATTCCGATCAATGATCTCGGCATCTCCAGGCATCATCTCGAAGTCAAACTCCATCAGGGAGCTGTCAAAATTAAGGACCTTGGAAGCACGAACGGGACCTTCCTCAATGGAACGAAGGTCCAGGAGGCAGATCTCAAGGATGGAGACAAGATCCAGATCTCCTCTTCGACGATCATCAAATTCGCCTATCAGGACAAGGTCGAGAATATCTTCCATACAGAACTCTACCGCATGGCAGTGGTCGATGCGCTCACGAGTGCTTATAACAAACGCTATTTTGAAGAGCGCCTTCGCGAGGAGTTTACCTATTGTTTGAGGAACAATGTCCCGCTCTCTCTCGTCATGATGGATATCGATTATTTCAAAGGGGTCAACGACACCCATGGCCATCAGGCCGGGGACTTCGTCTTGAGTCATATCGCAGCGCTGGCGAAGTCGATCATCCGGAATGAAGATATCCTGGCCCGCTATGGGGGGGAGGAGTTTGCCATCATCCTGAAGGCGACCGATGCGAAAGAGGCGATGACGATCGCGGAAAGAATCCGGCGGATTATTGATGAATCGGTTTTCGAATTTGACGGCAAAAAGATCCACGCCACGGTCAGCCTCGGCATCGCCACACTCTCCGGAAAAAATCTTGAGGGTTATGAGGCGATGGTGAAACTGGCCGACCAATTCCTCTACCAATCCAAATTCAACGGCCGAAATCGGGTGAGTGGTTAG
- the folD gene encoding bifunctional methylenetetrahydrofolate dehydrogenase/methenyltetrahydrofolate cyclohydrolase FolD has protein sequence MSAQIINGKQLAEKIRKEIAGEVATLQKKKGIVPGLAAVLVGDNEASKIYVRNKEAACKEAGMYAEQHLLPSTTSEDQLLRLITKLNNDPKIHGILVQLPLPKGINEKKVLESVSPEKDVDGFHPLNLGHLLEGEARLIPCTPFGIMKILESIDYPIEGKEAVIVGRSKIVGKPIALLLMGRNATVTICHSRTKNIAEKIGRADILVAAIGQPEAIKGEWIKKGGVVIDVGINRTASGKIVGDVEFEAAKERAGWITPVPGGVGPMTIAMLLWNTLEAAKRL, from the coding sequence ATGTCGGCGCAAATCATCAATGGCAAGCAACTGGCCGAAAAGATTCGGAAAGAGATTGCGGGTGAGGTTGCAACCCTCCAAAAGAAAAAGGGGATCGTCCCAGGTCTTGCCGCGGTCCTTGTCGGTGACAATGAGGCCTCGAAGATCTATGTCCGCAATAAGGAAGCAGCCTGCAAAGAGGCCGGGATGTACGCCGAACAACATCTCCTCCCGTCAACAACCTCCGAGGATCAGCTCCTGCGATTGATCACGAAACTCAATAACGATCCAAAGATCCACGGGATCCTCGTACAGCTCCCACTTCCGAAAGGGATCAATGAGAAAAAGGTCCTTGAATCGGTTTCGCCCGAAAAGGATGTCGACGGATTTCATCCCCTGAATTTGGGACACCTCCTCGAAGGTGAGGCAAGATTGATCCCCTGCACTCCGTTCGGGATCATGAAAATCCTCGAGTCGATCGATTACCCGATCGAGGGAAAGGAAGCGGTCATTGTCGGTCGGTCAAAGATCGTCGGAAAGCCGATCGCCCTTCTCTTGATGGGAAGAAATGCGACGGTCACGATCTGCCACTCGCGAACCAAAAATATCGCGGAAAAGATCGGGCGCGCGGACATTCTTGTCGCCGCGATCGGTCAACCGGAAGCGATCAAGGGGGAGTGGATCAAAAAAGGGGGTGTTGTGATCGATGTCGGCATCAATCGAACCGCTTCCGGTAAAATCGTCGGTGATGTCGAATTCGAAGCAGCTAAGGAAAGGGCCGGATGGATCACGCCAGTCCCCGGCGGTGTCGGCCCGATGACCATTGCGATGCTCCTCTGGAACACCCTTGAGGCCGCCAAGCGCCTATGA